The genomic stretch AGGCCACCATCACCGCGTGTCCCGCCGTTCCCTGCTGGCCGGTGCGGGCGCCCTCCTCATGCTGGGCGGCGCGGCCGGAACCGCGCGGGCAGCCACAACGGGCGCCTCTCGGGCGTCACGCGTCACCCGCGGCACCACGCTGGTGCACGCCGACCTGCACAATCACACGCTGCTGTCGGACGGGATGGGCGAACCCGAACTGGCGCACGCCTCGCTGCGCGCGGCCGGGATGGACGTCGCCGCGCTGACCGACCACGCCACCGACTCGGGCTTCACCGGGCTCACCACCCGCAAGTGGCGGCAGCTCGGGGAGCTGACCGACGAGGCCGAGCACTCGGGTGTCTACACCTCGCTGCGCGGCTTCGAGTGGTCGCACTCCCACCTCGGGCACGTCAACATCTGGGGCACCGACGACTTCCTCGGGTCGGGCGGCATCGAAACCATGCAGCCCGTGTACGACTGGCTGCTGGAAAGCGGGGGCCTGGCCAGCTTCAACCATCCGGGCCGGCAACGGGAACGGTTCAACGAGTTCGCGTACGACCCGCGGGTGGCCCGGCAGATGGTCGCGCTGGAGATCTTCAACAACGAGGACGACTACCTGTTCGAGGGCTGGCCCAAGTTCAGCTCGCCGCTGGTGGCCTGCCTCAACGCGGGGTGGCGTTCGGGCCTGAGCGGGGTGGCCGACGAGCACGGGTTCGACTGGGGGCACGACGAAGGCAAGGGCCGTACGGGTCTCTGGGTCACCGAGAACTCGCGGGCCGGGGTGCTGTCCGCCTTGAAGGCACGCCGGTTCTTCGCCAGCCGGGTGAGCGGTCTGCGCCTGGACGCCACAGCCGACGGCGTACGCATGGGCCGGCGCCTGCCCGTCGCCAAGCGGGACGTCACCTTCCGCGTCGACCTCGACCGGGGTCCCGAGTACGCGGGTCAGCCGCTCCACCTCCAGGTGCTGCGGCCCGGACCGGCAGCGCCCGAGGTGGTCGAACTGCGGCACCTGGAGGCGGGCGACGTCGACACGTTCACCGTGCCGCTCGACGTGGACGACGGGGACTGGGTCGTGCTGCGGGTGTCGGACCCCACTCGCGACAACCCTGCGCCCGGCCCCGACGGGCACCCGTGCAACGATTTCGGCCTCGCGTACTCCAGTCCGTGGTGGTTGACCAGCGGATCCGTCCCGGCCAAAGCATCAACTCGGCACCCGTCCGGCCGATAGGCAGCGCGTGAAACCATCGGAGTCCGCGGACGGCACCCAGCTGGTGCACGTAGGTCGTCAGCCGATCTTCGATGTGCACGGCGACGTCGTGGCGTACGAACTGCTCTTCCGCGGCAGCATGGACGCGGTCGCGGCGGGACGCCAGGACACGTACGCGACCAGCTCGGTCATGGTCAACGCCTTCACGGAGTTCGGTATCCGCGAGGTCGCCGGCGACCGTCTCTGCTTCATCAACCTGACCCGCGAGTTCCTCTCCGGCGAGCTGGCCCTGCCGTTCGCGCCGTCGCAGGTGGTGCTGGAGGTGCTGGAGACGGTCGAGATGGACGACGAGGTGATCGCCGGGATCACGCGCCTGGCCGAGGCCGGTTACCGGATCGCCCTCGACGACTTCGTCTGGGGCTCCGGGCAGGAGCAGCTGTTCGGCCTGGCCTCGTACGTGAAACTCGACCTGCTCGACGGCGACCTGAGCCACCTCGACGAGGTGGTCGCTGCCGTGCGCCGGTTCCCGGACATCCAGATCATCGCCGAGCGGCTGGAGACCGACGAGCAGGTCGCGCTGGCCGACCGCTACGGCATGGAACTGCGCCAGGGGTACGCGTTGAGCCGCCCCCAGGTGCTCACGGTGGCCAGCCTCTCCCCCTCGCGTCTGCGCCGTCTCGAACTGCTCACCGCGCTCAGCGCCGCCGACGCCGACATGCCACGCATCGTCTCGATCATCGCCAGCGATCCGGCCCTGTCCCTGCGTGTGCTGCGGGCCAGCAACTCGGTCGCCGCCGGCCATGCCAACCGCGTTTCCTCCGTACGCCAGGCCGTCGTGATGGTCGGCCTCAAGCACATCCGGCAGTGGGCGACGCTCATGGTGCTGGACGACGTGGGCGGGGCCACCGAGGAGCACATGCTCGGCGTGCTGACCCGGGCCCGGCTGTGCGAGAACGTGGCCCAATGGTTCGGGGCCGCCCCCGACGCGGCCTTCATGACCGGGGTGATCACGGGGGTGGCGTCGCTGCTGGGCATCCCGCCGTCCACCATGACCGACCAGTTCCCGCTGGCGCCGGCCGTGGCTGCCGCGCTCACCAACGGCAGCGGCCGGCTCGGGCAGGTGCTGCGGGCGGTCGACTCGTACGAACGGGGCGAGCTGGGCACGTTCGACCTGGCGCCGCAATACATGGACGCCGTCCGCTGGTCGACCCGCACCCTGGACGCCTCGAACCGCCTCACCGCGGCCTGACGGCCCTCATCGGCTCGCGCGCCACGAACCGCCCCACCCCGGCCCCAACGGCCCTCGTCGGCTCGCGCGCCACGAACCGCCCACCCCGGCCCCAACGGCCCTCGTCGGCTCGCGCGCTTCGAACCGCCCCACCGCGCCCCAACGGGCCTCATCGGCTCGCGCGCCACGAACCGCCCCACCGCGGCCCTAACGGGTCTCGTCGGCTCGTGCCAGCAGGGCCCGGCGCTCGGGCCCCTCCGGCGTCGCCGCGGCGGCCTCGCGGAACAGCTCGGCGGCCAGTTCGCTGTCGCCCGCGCGAGCCCGCAGGTCCGCCTCGACGGCGATCGCCATCGGGTAGTTGCCCAGCTCACCCCTGATCTCGCCGACCAGGATCAAACCCGCGTGCGGCCCGTACGCGTACCCGTGCGCCACGGCGCGGTTGAGCTTGACGACCGCAGTCGGCTGGACCCGGGCCAGCTCGTCGTACCAGAGCGCGATCGACCGCCAGTCCGTGTCGTCGGCCACGTGACATGCGGCGATCCGCGCCTGCAACGCGTACGGGCCCTCGATGGGTGTCCGCAGCAGGATGTCCAGCGCCTCGGCGATGGCCGCGCGGTCCCACCTCGTACGGTCCTGGCGGTCGAGCGTCACCAACTCGCCCCGCTCGTCGCGCCGGGCGTCCCGCCGCGAGTGCTGCAGCAGGAACAGCGCGAGCAGCGAGGACACCTCGGACTCGCCCGGCATCAGCGCGGCCAGCGTCCGGGCCAGGCGGATCGCCTCGTCCGCGATCAGCGGCTCCCCGTCGTACCCCCGGTTGAACAGCAGGTAGAGCACCGCCAGCACACCCGGCAGCCGCTCACCCAGCGCATCACCCTCGGGCACCCGGTACGGGATCCCCGCCTGCGCGATCTTGGACTTGGCCCGCGTGATGCGCCTGGTCATCGCACCCTCACCGACCAGGAAGGCGCGCGCGATGTCGGCCGTCGAAACCCCCGCCACCGTACGCAGGGTGAGCGCGACCCGGGACTCGAGCGCGAGCGCCGGATGGCAGCAGGTGAAGATCAAGCTGAGCAGGTCCTGGTGCGGGCCCGGCTCGTCCATGGCCGCCTCCCGAAGTTTGCGCTGTTCGACGGCGGCGCGGCGCAGAGCGTCAAGGGCCCTGTGCCGGGCGACCGTCATCAGCCAGCCGCCCGGATTGGCGGGAACCC from Paractinoplanes brasiliensis encodes the following:
- a CDS encoding CehA/McbA family metallohydrolase gives rise to the protein MSRRSLLAGAGALLMLGGAAGTARAATTGASRASRVTRGTTLVHADLHNHTLLSDGMGEPELAHASLRAAGMDVAALTDHATDSGFTGLTTRKWRQLGELTDEAEHSGVYTSLRGFEWSHSHLGHVNIWGTDDFLGSGGIETMQPVYDWLLESGGLASFNHPGRQRERFNEFAYDPRVARQMVALEIFNNEDDYLFEGWPKFSSPLVACLNAGWRSGLSGVADEHGFDWGHDEGKGRTGLWVTENSRAGVLSALKARRFFASRVSGLRLDATADGVRMGRRLPVAKRDVTFRVDLDRGPEYAGQPLHLQVLRPGPAAPEVVELRHLEAGDVDTFTVPLDVDDGDWVVLRVSDPTRDNPAPGPDGHPCNDFGLAYSSPWWLTSGSVPAKASTRHPSGR
- a CDS encoding EAL and HDOD domain-containing protein is translated as MKPSESADGTQLVHVGRQPIFDVHGDVVAYELLFRGSMDAVAAGRQDTYATSSVMVNAFTEFGIREVAGDRLCFINLTREFLSGELALPFAPSQVVLEVLETVEMDDEVIAGITRLAEAGYRIALDDFVWGSGQEQLFGLASYVKLDLLDGDLSHLDEVVAAVRRFPDIQIIAERLETDEQVALADRYGMELRQGYALSRPQVLTVASLSPSRLRRLELLTALSAADADMPRIVSIIASDPALSLRVLRASNSVAAGHANRVSSVRQAVVMVGLKHIRQWATLMVLDDVGGATEEHMLGVLTRARLCENVAQWFGAAPDAAFMTGVITGVASLLGIPPSTMTDQFPLAPAVAAALTNGSGRLGQVLRAVDSYERGELGTFDLAPQYMDAVRWSTRTLDASNRLTAA
- a CDS encoding RNA polymerase sigma factor, with product MDAVAQAHREHWGRIVATLIRVTGDWTLAEDCAQDALAVALERWPRDGVPANPGGWLMTVARHRALDALRRAAVEQRKLREAAMDEPGPHQDLLSLIFTCCHPALALESRVALTLRTVAGVSTADIARAFLVGEGAMTRRITRAKSKIAQAGIPYRVPEGDALGERLPGVLAVLYLLFNRGYDGEPLIADEAIRLARTLAALMPGESEVSSLLALFLLQHSRRDARRDERGELVTLDRQDRTRWDRAAIAEALDILLRTPIEGPYALQARIAACHVADDTDWRSIALWYDELARVQPTAVVKLNRAVAHGYAYGPHAGLILVGEIRGELGNYPMAIAVEADLRARAGDSELAAELFREAAAATPEGPERRALLARADETR